The segment TTCCGAATGAATTATGATAATTATCAATGGAATTTTTCACATATTTCCAATATATCGATGTGGGTATTTTGTGACTAAATCACCGAGATTAATTTTCAGTTCATCTATAGGTTAATCTACATAAttatgtttatttttcgttAAAAGTACAAAACCAATGAGTAATTTTTAGATTCTGAGCTATTTTATGATTTTACCAGTGAATTACGTGACTTTCAACACGTATAGGCAATAGAGTTCCACCTCCGAAAGTTTGTTATGATGCTGTTGATCATcttttgagatttttttaattagaATGCAATAAGTTTCAGTACCAACATTCCCAGTGTATGTTCCATTTCACAAATTGCTTTAAgctatcaaaatatattttaaaacaatCGATATTTTAACCAAAATCACGATTCCCGTACGATGCATATCATAGCAGCGTTCTGCGTACATTCTAAGCAGCAAAAGCTGCTGTCTAAACGGTAAACATGCAAGGTAGTAAACAGTCAGGTGTTGATTCAGTACTTGTTAATTCCAAACAGTCGAACTCCATGAAACTGTGGTAGCTTTGGTATTAGAACCACGATGAGCGAAATTATGTTCGCAATAAAGTGATCGATATCATTCCGTGTGTATAGGCATGTTAGCAAAAACCTAAAGTAACAAGTAAGGTTTCGTTAGCGATATAAAATTAAAAgaacaaaaattatctattacaGTATTATAGGAGCTGCAGTTAGAAACTTTCTCGTCGTCGTGAACTGTTCTCCATGATTAATTTGCTCCCAGTGTGTATATTTGCGGGAATCTCCGGTATCTATACTCATCCACGGGGCACCTTTTATCGAATGTAAGAAATATAGATGGGCCTGGAAGATGGTCACTTTATTAAGGATGAAATATTAACTAAACAACTAATGAGTATGTACTTACCAAATTATGGGTGATGTTTGTGATTGTCCAAGCAAAGGGAATGTCAATAAACGGCACTGCCAGGATCActatatgaaaaataataataccAAGAACGTAAGCCAGCCACAGACCTCGGGAATCCATCCACGAGCTATTTGGGTTGGGATCACCGTGACCACCGGCAATcattgctttttttttcaacaaataaaatgcagaaacgagagaaaatcaCTAAAATCACGGAAATATTTTATGTCTGATGAATGCAGCAGTATGAAAATGTTCTGGTTGAgttgacgtatttttgttttgaattgaatgATTAGTACCAGACCAGAGGTgccagttttttcgaaaattatctGCAATTTTGTCAGTGTCAGCCGTGTCAGCTATGAAAACCAAGGCGTCGTTCACAAAAGTCATTCGGCATCACTGTCGTGTTTACGTTTACGTTTGCGCTTTGAgttttgtatcatatttttgattatttttggtgTAAAACCTTACTTTACGTTCTATTAGTTGTGTGATTTTATTCTCCGGACCATCTGCGCTTGCTGGAATACAAATTAGTTTCATCAGCTGTGATATACTCGCTTACTTTCTATCACAAAGTTTAGTGCATAGCTACGAAACACTCAGCACCCATATTGTTAATTCTCCAAGCCAGTGAAGAACGAAAATTGAGGCAAATATGGATAACAATAAAGTATGCGGTGAATGTAAAATGGATATCCACGATTTGGAGCCAGTCTGTTGCGGCTTCTGAGGAACATTTTATCACATTAGTCAACAATGCTGCGGTTTCAATCAACGCCCGTGCAAAGATATTTTTGCTCAGGGAAAAGCTTTGTTTATTTGTACCGAGTGCCGTACTGAATTGAACGGCAGAAGTATCCGTACGTATATTGCTGACATGCAGAAAAATTGCCCTTTGCCATCTCCAAGCTCGGACGGCTTGGCGGCTCAAATGCATCAGCTTTCTGGTTTGGTAGAGGCATTGAATAAGAAAGTCGATTTTGTGAGCAGTACTGATTGCCTTCCAGTGGTACGTGAACCAAAAACTCCTCAATGGCCTAAAATTGGAGCTAAACGTCGCCGCAACGAGCAAGAGCAAATACTGCTCCCCACTAGCGATCGTGGTACGAAATCGATCGACCTTAGTGATCTTTCTGTTAATTTCATCACCGCTGCTGCACCGTCTCCTAAGTTTTGGCTTTATTTATCCGGATTTCAACCACTGATAACGAATGACGATGTGCAAAAGATAATAGAACGGTGTTTAGAAACGACTGAACCTGCAGAAATCGTTCGTCTGGTGCCAAAAGGAATAGACGTCTCGAATATGACTTTTGTCTCTTTCAAAATTGGGTTGGATCCAGCATTAAAGGAAAAATCTTTAGATGCAGCTAGCTGGCCGGTTGGAGTAAAATTCAGGGAATTCATATATAAGCCAAAAAACTAGTAAATTGGATCTATGACAATGGTGCTACCTGCTCGAAACAACATAATACTGATAATTATATTTTAATGCGATCTGATTCGGACGGTGGGAACCCTCAGGTTCCCGCCAAAGGCGagtatttttataatattaACAACGACTCAATACCCAACTGTGGCACGTTGCAGCGGAGCTCTTACGATATCGGTGGAATTTGGATCTTCTACCAGAATGTCCGCGGTCTTCGCACTAAGATTGACGACTTTTTCCTGGCTGCCAGCGACAGTACATACGACGTCATCATCCTGACCGAAACTGGCTTGAACGATAGTATCAACGACATCCAGCTTTTTGGCACTGCTTATAATGTGTTCAGGTGCGATCGCAGCTTGCAAAACAGCTGCAAATCTCGTTTTGGTGGTgtgcttgttgctgttgctcGACACCATACCAGTAATGCAGTATGTATAAACAACGGACTAAATTTGGAGCAGATTTGCGTTTCTTCTGTCATAAACGGTAAAAGGCTGCTGATATGTGCAGTGTATATTCCACCCGACAGGAGCGGTGACATCGGCACATTAAACGGCCACATAGCTTCTATCGATGAGTTGAGAGCGAAATTCTCATCAGAAGACACTATACTTGTTTGCGGTGACTATAATCAGCCACATATTCAGTGGGCCAGTGACCTTGACGGGATTTACTGTTGTAATGCAAACCAGCTCCCACCGTCAAGTTGTACTTTATTGGACGGCATGGATTTTTTGAATATAGGACAAGCAAGCCTCATACGCAACCATCTCAACCGTACACTTGATCTGGTTTTCTGTTCGTTTGAACAAAAGGTGGATGTTACCGAATGCTCCGTCCCGCTGCTGCCAATCGATTGTCATCACCCACCGTTAGAGATTTTACTTCCTGCCGTTGCTGATTGTACTGAAACAGTTAATTCGAATGTTGAGCGAATGCCAAATTACCGCAAGATCAATTTTACTGCTTTACTTGAGCACCTATCAATAGTGAATTGGGAAATTCTTTTTGCTTCATGTGACGTCGATGGTATGGCTGAAAcgttttgcaatgaaattcgcTCGTGGCTTATGACAAATGTGCCAAGGAACCGCATGGCTGCCTCACCTGCTTGGAGCACCCCACGGTCTCGTGCACTAAAACGTGCGTGTAACGCTTGCCAACGTAGACTTCGTCGCAGTCGAACAGCTGAACACAAACGCAGTTTTCGACAAGCTAGCAATGTTTACCGTCGGGTTAATGCTGCATTGTATAAGTCGTATGTATTACGCATTCAATCAAGTCTTCGGAGGAACCCAAAGAGTTTTTGGAGCTTTGTAAATTCCAAACGGAAAACTTCGTCGGTACCATCAAATGTTTTTCTTGACGAAGTGACTGCCACGTCAACTGCAGCCGCCTGTGACCTATTTGCTAAACATTTCGCTTCTGTCTTCAATCCCGCCTGTTCTACCCAACAGGAAGCCGAGTATGCTGCCTCCGATGTCCCAATCGATTTAGTCGATGTACGTACTTTTGTAGTTACAAAAGAAATTGTTGTGGCAGCTGCAAAGAAATTGAAATGTACATTTTCGCCTGGCCCAGATGGAGTTCCTGCAGTGGTTTTATCTCGTTGTATAGCAGTACTTGCGGATCCTCTATGCTGTATTTTCAATCGCTCGTTCCTGGAAGGACAATTTCCTTTCGTGTGGAAGCACTCTTATATGTTTCCAGTTTTCAAATCCGGTGACCGTAGAAACGTGAaaaactatcgtggtataacaAGTCTCTCCGCTGCATCGAAGCTGTTTGAGATCATTGTGAGTGGTGCTCTTTTAGAGCGATTAAAAAATTATATCTGCTttgaccagcatggttttatgcccggCCGTTCAGTGACAACTAATTTGATGCAATTTATTTCTACGTGTATTACGAACCTGGAATTGAAAGCCCAGATGGATGTGATATATACCGACttaaaagctgcttttgacAAAATTGATCATCGAATACTGCTTTGTAAACTCTCTCGACTGGGCGCTTCTGAGGAACTTGTTTTATGGCTGAAATCGTACCTCTCTGATAGAGCATTGCAAGTTAAAATTGATTCCTGTACATCGAGACCATTTTCCAACATatctggaattccacaaggaagcaacctggGTCCATTGCTTTTCATTCTGTTCTTCAATGACGCCGCCCTGTTGCTCGATCATGACTGCAAGCTCATTTATGCAGATGATCTGAAACTTTACTCCGCTGTGCAGGCCATAGAAGATTGTGAGCATCTTCAATCATTGCTTAATGTATTCGCCGGTTGGTGTAGAAAAAATAAGTTATCGCTTAGCACCGACAAATGTGTAGTGATCACTTTTCATCGCATCTTAACGCCTATCACGTTTGCATACCAAATTGATGGTGTCACACTCTCGAGAGTAAATCAGATAAACGATCTGGGCATCCTGCTAGACACGAAACTTTCATTTGACTCACACCGCTCAGCTGTCATCTCTAAAGCGAGCCGCCAGTTGGGTTTTatctcgaaaattgcaaaagatTTTACTGATCCGCACTGCCTAAAGGCGCTATATTGTGCGCTTGTACGCCCTCTTTTGGAAACCGCTGCTGTAGTTTGGTGTCCACATCAAGCATCTTGGAGTATTCGAATCGAGCGCATCCAGAAACGTTTCATCCGGTTAGCTTTAAAGCATTTACCATGGCGCAACCCATCTGACCTTCCTCCGTACCCTGACCGATGTCGACTTCTGGGATTAGATACATTACAACGACGACGAACCATTCAACAAGCAATACTGATTGGAAAGCTTCTAAATAGTGAAATCGACTCCCCCTGGCTGCTTTCCGCTTTGAATTTGCGAGCCCCGCAAAGGACGCTACGTAACGATACACTACTTTTGCCTAATTTCCATAGATCATCTTTCGGATATAATGAACCAGTCACGGCATGCATTCGCGCCTTCTCGTTGGTGGAAGAATTGTATATTTTTAACGAACCCAGTTACTGTTTTAAAAATAAGATTTCTAGATCTTCCATGATATGAGTTACTATATTATACCAGTATATTCATTAAGACTTTAAGTGTCAGATGAATCATGaagacaaataaacaaataaacaaataaaagacGTCCGGTATTTTTAAGCGTATCAGAACCCCCCTCCCGCCACCCCCCATCACCCTTTTTCGTCCATCTcagcttcaaaaaaaaaattgtttcaatacattgtgtatacttttacaaaaaaatatattgacACCCAGCATAACTGTTGGGTTCTGGGAATTGAAAAATCAAGATTTTCCACATGTTTTTAACGTTTATTTAGAATAAATTTTATGATTTCGGAAAGATTGTcatttctaactaatggtttAGCACAGTTGTAAGAAACAGACGTTCTATGAAAATCTATTCCCTCAAAAGATAAACTTCTTAAAAAACGTATACAAAACTTAACCTACACTAAcctataccacagagaacagacatccaagcgaaaggtccccacttggataacttatgtcaaattagttgggaaactatagtgatgatgtcgctaacggcgcataaaattctacactaaactcacaacagctagcttctggcgctagcataacgcttatagtccatatatgctagcgccagaggagccaaaggttatcagtgtgcaaatcaaaagaatcatttagttgggaaactatacccaagtaaccaagagttcgaataatggtgtctaacaagggttaaacagctttatgtatatcaatctataacttgctaagcagcgtcacttttaagtaattaaccgaactttcaagctgtcttgggttcactgcatagaacgctaagcagcttcgaaataaactgtcaaaaactaagaaaaaacaaatttagcagcacttctatgttctatttttatacttctacctaacttctatattcgttgcatttgcctgctgttgggtctgaacccgggtgttccgcgttgtaaacctatcccgatccactgcgtcacctttgccgtatacaagcgatgtgaattttgccaatgagttgttaagtaaaagttcgttttagaacttgcagcagctttgtacagcgcgagttaattatagaacataaagtttggaaccaggcaattaattatagtagtgagataccgacagcatatgctacacgacacaacacaataatgaagagcattacattctaatttatatgtgtaattagaaatgtgcgaggattaaatttattcaagtgaaataaaaattaatctccaatagtttcaggttctgctggtttgatcaccagaaatataaacaaaaaagcaacacgcagaacttgttagcaactaaagttacttcagaacttcatgtagcatcctaatagctttgaagtatctacacacttaatttttttcgccgaaatcggcaaaaaaaatgccGAGAATTGGACAGCTGAGCTCTCGGTAACCTTCTCGGCAAAAGTTACGTTTACTGATCACTCGGTAAGCGCAAATgatatcgaactgtcaaaatatACTGAGAACTTCGGCAAAATATACTGACTCATTCGGCAGTTTTTTAAAGAGGATCTGGCAAATTTTACCTACGCGCTCGGTAGTTTTTTGACGAGATCTG is part of the Sabethes cyaneus chromosome 2, idSabCyanKW18_F2, whole genome shotgun sequence genome and harbors:
- the LOC128737339 gene encoding ORM1-like protein, coding for MIAGGHGDPNPNSSWMDSRGLWLAYVLGIIIFHIVILAVPFIDIPFAWTITNITHNLAHLYFLHSIKGAPWMSIDTGDSRKYTHWEQINHGEQFTTTRKFLTAAPIILFLLTCLYTRNDIDHFIANIISLIVVLIPKLPQFHGVRLFGINKY